In one Mycobacterium sp. NBC_00419 genomic region, the following are encoded:
- a CDS encoding cytochrome P450 gives MPAATGERPVELVLDPYDYDFHEDPYPYYKRLRDEAPLYRNDERNFWALTRHADVHKAFRETAALSNKLGVSLDPISRTPEAHRTMSFLAMDDPAHLRLRTLVSKGFTPRRIRELEPRVLQLTTEHLDAALENESFDFITEFAGKLPMDVISELVGVPKEDRQHLRALADGVMHRDDGVADVPPAAIEASINLFVYYADMVAQRRKKPHDDLTTALIEAEIDGDRLTDDEIMAFLFLMVVAGNETTTKLLGNAAFWGAKNPDQLAGVHADHSRVPLWVEETLRYDTSSQILARTVVKDIEYYGTTLHDGDVLLLVPGAAHRDERVFDEPDAFQIGRDIGSKLLSFGSGAHFCLGAHLARMEARMALEEFFKRIRSYEIDEANAVRVHSSNVRGFANLPITVKKA, from the coding sequence ATGCCCGCTGCGACCGGAGAACGACCCGTCGAGCTGGTCCTCGACCCGTACGACTACGACTTCCACGAGGACCCGTATCCGTACTACAAGCGGCTGCGTGATGAGGCGCCGCTGTACCGCAACGACGAACGCAACTTCTGGGCACTGACTCGGCATGCCGACGTGCACAAAGCTTTTCGTGAGACAGCCGCGCTGTCGAACAAGCTCGGAGTGTCGCTGGACCCGATCTCGCGCACGCCCGAGGCGCACCGCACCATGTCGTTTCTGGCCATGGACGATCCCGCCCATCTGCGCCTGCGCACACTGGTGTCGAAAGGGTTCACACCGCGGCGCATCCGCGAGCTCGAGCCCCGGGTGCTGCAGCTGACCACCGAGCACCTCGACGCCGCCCTGGAGAACGAAAGCTTCGACTTCATCACCGAATTCGCCGGCAAGCTGCCGATGGACGTGATCTCGGAGCTGGTCGGCGTGCCCAAGGAGGACCGTCAGCACCTGCGCGCGCTGGCCGACGGCGTGATGCACCGCGACGACGGGGTGGCCGACGTCCCCCCCGCCGCGATCGAGGCCTCGATCAACCTGTTCGTCTACTACGCCGACATGGTGGCCCAGCGCCGCAAGAAGCCGCACGACGATCTGACGACCGCCCTGATCGAAGCCGAGATCGACGGCGACCGACTCACCGACGACGAGATCATGGCGTTCCTGTTCCTGATGGTCGTCGCCGGCAACGAGACGACCACCAAACTGCTTGGCAACGCCGCCTTCTGGGGCGCGAAGAATCCCGACCAGCTGGCAGGCGTCCACGCCGACCACTCGCGGGTTCCGCTGTGGGTCGAGGAGACACTGCGCTACGACACCTCTAGCCAGATCCTGGCCCGCACGGTTGTCAAGGACATCGAGTACTACGGCACCACACTGCATGACGGTGACGTGCTGCTGCTGGTGCCGGGTGCCGCCCATCGTGACGAGCGGGTGTTCGACGAGCCCGACGCCTTCCAGATCGGCCGCGACATCGGTTCCAAGCTGCTCAGTTTCGGGTCCGGCGCGCACTTCTGCCTCGGGGCGCATCTGGCCCGGATGGAGGCCCGGATGGCGCTGGAGGAGTTCTTCAAACGCATCCGCTCCTATGAGATCGACGAAGCCAACGCCGTCCGTGTCCACTCCAGCAACGTCCGCGGATTCGCGAACCTGCCCATCACCGTGAAGAAGGCCTGA
- a CDS encoding SDR family oxidoreductase, translating to MPRFEPNPARRPALVAGASSGIGAATALELASRGFPVALGARRVEKCQELVEQIRSNGGEAVALPLDVTDADSVKGFVHGATEALGDIELLVAGAGDTYFGRLYEISPDDFDSQLQIHLVGAFRLANAVLPGMIERQRGDVIFVGSDVSLRQRPHMGAYGAAKAGLVAMVTNLQMELEGTGVRASIVHPGPTKTSMGWSLPGELIGPALEDWAKWGQARHDYFLRAADLARAISFVAETPRGGFIVSIEVQPEAPLSDAPKERQQLKYSEES from the coding sequence ATGCCCCGTTTCGAACCGAACCCAGCCCGCCGGCCCGCGCTCGTCGCCGGTGCGTCGTCCGGCATCGGCGCGGCGACCGCGCTCGAGTTGGCCTCGCGTGGCTTCCCCGTCGCCCTCGGCGCCCGCCGCGTCGAGAAGTGCCAGGAGCTCGTCGAGCAGATCCGCTCGAATGGCGGTGAGGCCGTGGCGCTTCCGCTCGACGTCACCGATGCCGACTCTGTCAAGGGATTCGTCCACGGGGCCACCGAGGCACTCGGTGACATCGAACTGCTCGTGGCCGGCGCCGGTGACACCTACTTCGGCCGGCTCTACGAGATCAGCCCCGACGACTTCGACTCCCAGCTGCAGATCCACCTCGTCGGCGCCTTCCGGCTGGCGAACGCGGTGCTGCCCGGCATGATCGAGCGGCAGCGCGGTGACGTCATCTTCGTGGGTTCCGACGTGTCGCTGCGGCAGCGCCCGCACATGGGCGCCTACGGCGCGGCCAAGGCCGGCCTGGTGGCGATGGTCACCAACCTGCAGATGGAACTGGAGGGCACCGGCGTTCGCGCGTCGATCGTGCACCCCGGCCCGACCAAGACCTCGATGGGCTGGAGCCTTCCCGGCGAGCTGATCGGCCCGGCCTTGGAGGACTGGGCCAAGTGGGGCCAGGCCCGCCACGACTATTTCCTGCGCGCAGCCGATCTGGCCCGCGCGATCTCGTTCGTCGCCGAGACCCCGCGCGGCGGGTTCATCGTGTCCATCGAAGTGCAACCGGAGGCGCCGTTGTCCGACGCGCCCAAGGAACGTCAACAGCTGAAGTACTCGGAGGAATCGTGA
- a CDS encoding cytochrome P450: MTSSSLKEVPRVSGGEEEHGHLEEFRTDPIGLMKRIREECGDVGWFQLAGKKVILLTGAEANEFFFRSSDEDLDQAEAYPFMTPIFGEGVVFDASPERRAEMLHNTALRGDHMKGHAVTIEREVRKMIENWGDSGEIDLLEFFAELTIYTSTACLIGPKFRNQLDSRFANYYHLLERGTDPLCYVDPYLDIESFRIRDEARAGLVELVQGVMDQRIANPPKDKSDRDLLDVLVSIKDSDGNAQFTANEITGMFISLMFAGHHTSSGTSSWTLIELLRHPEVYGQVQQELDDLYSDGQEVSFHALRQIPKLENVLKETLRLHPPLIILMRVAKGEFEVEGYPIHQGDLVAASPSISNRIPEDFPDPDGFDPTRYDKPMEADVLHRWTWIPFGAGRHRCVGAAFAQMQIKAIFSVLLREYEFEMAQDADSYQNDHSKMVVQLARPARVRYRKRTS, translated from the coding sequence GTGACCAGCAGCTCTCTTAAGGAAGTTCCCCGCGTTTCGGGTGGCGAGGAGGAACACGGCCATCTCGAGGAGTTCCGCACCGACCCGATCGGCCTGATGAAGCGGATCCGTGAGGAGTGCGGGGATGTCGGCTGGTTCCAGTTGGCCGGCAAGAAGGTCATCCTGCTGACCGGTGCCGAGGCCAACGAGTTCTTCTTCCGGTCCTCCGACGAGGATCTCGACCAGGCCGAGGCCTACCCGTTCATGACGCCGATCTTCGGTGAGGGCGTCGTGTTCGACGCCAGCCCCGAGCGGCGTGCGGAGATGCTGCACAACACCGCACTGCGCGGTGACCACATGAAGGGCCACGCCGTCACGATCGAGCGCGAAGTGCGCAAGATGATCGAAAACTGGGGCGACTCCGGCGAAATCGACCTGCTGGAGTTCTTCGCGGAGCTGACCATCTACACCTCCACGGCCTGCCTCATCGGCCCCAAGTTCCGCAACCAGCTGGACTCGCGCTTCGCCAACTACTACCACCTGCTCGAGCGAGGCACCGACCCGCTCTGCTACGTCGACCCGTACCTGGACATCGAGAGCTTCCGCATCCGCGACGAGGCCCGCGCGGGACTGGTCGAGCTGGTGCAGGGCGTGATGGACCAGCGGATCGCCAACCCGCCCAAGGACAAGAGCGACCGTGACCTGCTCGACGTCCTGGTGTCGATCAAGGACAGCGACGGCAACGCCCAGTTCACGGCGAACGAGATCACCGGCATGTTCATCTCGCTGATGTTCGCCGGGCACCACACCAGCTCGGGAACCTCGTCGTGGACGCTGATCGAGCTGCTGCGCCACCCCGAGGTGTACGGCCAGGTACAGCAGGAACTCGACGACCTCTACTCCGACGGTCAAGAGGTGAGTTTCCATGCGCTGCGCCAGATTCCCAAGCTGGAGAACGTGCTCAAGGAGACACTGCGGCTGCACCCCCCGCTGATCATCCTGATGCGGGTGGCCAAGGGCGAGTTCGAGGTCGAGGGCTATCCGATCCACCAGGGTGACCTGGTGGCGGCCTCACCGTCCATCTCGAACCGGATCCCGGAGGACTTTCCCGATCCGGACGGCTTCGACCCGACCCGCTACGACAAGCCGATGGAGGCCGACGTCCTGCACCGCTGGACGTGGATTCCATTCGGCGCCGGTAGGCACCGCTGTGTCGGTGCGGCATTCGCGCAGATGCAGATCAAGGCGATCTTCTCGGTCCTGTTGCGCGAGTACGAGTTCGAGATGGCGCAGGACGCGGACAGCTACCAGAACGATCACTCCAAGATGGTGGTCCAGCTGGCCCGCCCGGCCCGCGTCCGCTACCGCAAGCGCACCTCCTAG
- a CDS encoding ferredoxin gives MGSYRVELDEDLCQGHAMCELEAPDYFRVPKRGPVEILDNEPPDEARAQIELAVEMCPTRALSIREKD, from the coding sequence ATGGGCAGTTACCGCGTGGAACTCGATGAGGACCTGTGCCAGGGGCATGCGATGTGTGAGCTGGAAGCACCCGACTACTTCCGGGTGCCCAAGCGCGGCCCGGTCGAGATCCTCGACAACGAACCCCCCGACGAGGCACGCGCGCAGATCGAGCTTGCCGTCGAAATGTGTCCCACCCGTGCACTATCCATTCGAGAGAAGGACTGA
- a CDS encoding nuclear transport factor 2 family protein, which yields MPSLPREVLEDFIERWLEANRVAEEKGDWTGLADFYTADATYGWNIGPKEDVMCVGLDEIRDIALGLEMFGLDGWSYPYQKVIIDDKIGEVVGFWKQVATDADGNSSEIYGIGGSWFRLDAQGKIEWQRDFFDFGHVQKLYLKLMQDGKLSKGMSERIERSLAGEKLPGYYPIGEAPVPIW from the coding sequence ATGCCGTCATTGCCCCGTGAGGTGCTGGAAGATTTCATCGAGCGCTGGCTCGAGGCCAACCGCGTTGCCGAGGAAAAGGGCGACTGGACCGGCCTGGCTGACTTCTACACCGCCGACGCCACCTACGGCTGGAACATCGGCCCGAAGGAAGACGTGATGTGCGTCGGTCTCGACGAGATCCGCGACATCGCATTGGGTCTGGAGATGTTCGGCCTGGACGGCTGGAGTTATCCGTATCAGAAGGTGATCATCGACGACAAGATCGGCGAGGTCGTCGGCTTCTGGAAGCAGGTCGCCACAGACGCCGATGGCAACTCCTCGGAGATCTACGGCATCGGCGGAAGCTGGTTCCGGCTCGACGCCCAGGGCAAGATCGAATGGCAGCGCGACTTCTTCGACTTCGGCCACGTGCAGAAGCTGTATTTGAAGCTGATGCAGGACGGCAAGCTGTCCAAGGGAATGTCCGAGCGCATCGAGCGCAGCCTGGCCGGCGAGAAGCTCCCGGGCTATTACCCGATCGGCGAGGCTCCCGTCCCGATCTGGTAA
- a CDS encoding NDMA-dependent alcohol dehydrogenase encodes MKTKGALIREFNQPWAIEEIEIGDPAKGEVKIQMEASGMCHSDHHLVTGGIPMFGFPVLGGHEGAGVVVEVGEGVEDVAVGDHVVLSFIPSCGKCPSCQAGLRNLCDLGAGLLAGTAISDGTHRIHTADGLPVFPMTLLGTFSPYMVVHESSVVKIDPSIPFEVACLVGCGVTTGYGSATHTAQIKPGEDVAVIGVGGVGMSALQGAVVSGARHIFVIDPVEWKRDQALKFGATHVYPDIESAMGGIADVTQGFMAKKVIVTVGEVHGADVDNYMNITAKSGTCVMTAIGSMLDTNVTLNLAMLTLMQKNLQGTIFGGGNPHYDIPQILSMYKAGRINLDDMVTRQYRLEQINEGYQDMLEGRNIRGVIRYTDEDR; translated from the coding sequence GTGAAGACAAAAGGTGCACTCATCCGTGAGTTCAACCAGCCATGGGCGATCGAGGAAATCGAGATCGGTGACCCGGCTAAAGGCGAGGTCAAGATCCAGATGGAAGCCTCGGGCATGTGCCACTCCGATCACCATCTGGTGACCGGCGGCATCCCGATGTTCGGCTTCCCGGTGCTCGGCGGCCATGAGGGCGCCGGCGTCGTCGTCGAGGTCGGCGAGGGTGTCGAGGACGTCGCCGTGGGCGACCACGTCGTGCTGTCCTTCATCCCGTCCTGCGGCAAATGCCCGTCGTGTCAGGCCGGGCTGCGCAACCTGTGCGACCTGGGTGCGGGCCTGCTGGCCGGCACGGCCATCTCAGACGGCACCCACCGCATCCACACCGCCGACGGTCTGCCGGTCTTCCCGATGACGCTGCTGGGCACGTTCTCGCCCTACATGGTGGTGCACGAGTCCTCGGTGGTGAAGATCGATCCCTCGATCCCGTTCGAGGTGGCCTGCCTGGTGGGCTGCGGCGTCACCACGGGCTACGGTTCGGCCACCCACACCGCACAGATCAAGCCCGGCGAAGACGTCGCGGTCATCGGTGTCGGCGGCGTCGGCATGTCGGCGCTGCAGGGCGCGGTCGTCAGCGGTGCCCGCCACATCTTCGTCATCGACCCGGTGGAATGGAAGCGCGATCAGGCGCTGAAGTTCGGCGCCACCCACGTCTACCCCGACATCGAGTCGGCCATGGGCGGGATCGCCGACGTCACCCAGGGCTTCATGGCCAAGAAGGTGATCGTCACGGTCGGTGAGGTGCACGGCGCCGACGTCGACAACTACATGAACATCACCGCCAAGTCCGGCACCTGCGTGATGACGGCGATCGGCAGCATGCTCGACACCAACGTCACCCTGAACCTGGCGATGCTGACCCTGATGCAGAAGAACCTGCAGGGCACCATCTTCGGTGGCGGCAACCCGCACTACGACATCCCGCAGATCCTGTCGATGTACAAGGCGGGCAGGATCAACCTCGACGACATGGTGACCCGGCAGTACCGCCTGGAGCAGATCAACGAGGGCTACCAGGACATGCTGGAGGGCCGCAACATCCGCGGCGTCATCCGCTACACCGACGAAGATCGCTGA
- a CDS encoding nuclear transport factor 2 family protein — MSQKTSDVSPALAASQASWRCVQSHDREGWLALMAQDVVIEDPIGQAITNPDGLGVRGKEAVAAFYDANIAVNNLRVTCEETFPSSSPQEVAHILVLRSLFEGGLTSTVRGVFTYRVNDEGLIANMRGYWNMDGMQFGQAPADGE; from the coding sequence ATGTCGCAGAAGACATCTGACGTTTCTCCGGCTCTGGCGGCATCCCAGGCCTCGTGGCGCTGCGTTCAGTCGCACGACCGCGAGGGCTGGCTGGCGCTGATGGCCCAGGACGTGGTGATCGAGGATCCGATCGGCCAGGCCATCACCAACCCCGATGGCCTGGGCGTTCGCGGCAAGGAGGCCGTCGCGGCGTTCTACGACGCCAACATCGCAGTGAACAACCTGCGGGTCACCTGCGAGGAGACGTTCCCGTCGAGTTCGCCGCAGGAGGTCGCGCACATCCTGGTGCTGCGCAGCCTGTTCGAGGGTGGTCTGACCAGCACGGTGCGCGGGGTGTTCACCTACCGCGTCAACGACGAGGGTCTGATCGCCAATATGCGCGGCTACTGGAACATGGACGGAATGCAGTTCGGTCAGGCCCCCGCTGACGGTGAGTGA
- a CDS encoding SDR family NAD(P)-dependent oxidoreductase, which produces MSDGPLAGFGVVVAGGSRGIGAAISAKLAECGAGVVVNGRDTDAVATTVAAITEAGGRAVAHAGSASDGSVAEHLIALCENEFGAIDALVNCAGTAEPPGSSILDVTPEQFRDLIDVHLGTVFATCRAAAPKMVARGRGSIVNTSSFAFLGDYGGTGYPAGKGAVNALTVAIAAELAEHGVRANVVCPGAKTRLSTGAEYEEQIATLRRRGMLDEVSAQGALDAAPPEYVAPMYAYLCSDLAAAVTGQIFIAAGGFVGRFDRPSPSLLGYRDHHDSPPWSLDEIAAMLT; this is translated from the coding sequence GTGAGTGACGGGCCGCTAGCCGGCTTCGGTGTCGTCGTCGCCGGTGGGTCACGCGGGATCGGCGCCGCCATCTCGGCCAAGCTCGCCGAGTGCGGTGCCGGTGTCGTGGTCAACGGCCGCGACACCGACGCCGTGGCCACCACCGTGGCGGCCATCACCGAAGCCGGCGGCCGGGCCGTCGCCCACGCCGGATCCGCCTCGGACGGTTCGGTGGCCGAACATCTCATCGCCCTGTGCGAGAACGAGTTCGGCGCGATCGATGCTCTGGTGAACTGCGCGGGGACCGCGGAGCCACCGGGTTCGTCGATCCTCGACGTGACACCCGAGCAGTTCCGCGACCTCATCGATGTACACCTGGGCACTGTGTTCGCCACCTGCCGGGCCGCCGCGCCGAAGATGGTCGCACGCGGCCGCGGATCGATCGTGAACACCAGTTCGTTCGCGTTCCTCGGCGACTACGGCGGTACCGGCTACCCGGCGGGTAAGGGTGCGGTGAACGCCCTGACCGTGGCGATCGCCGCCGAGCTGGCCGAGCACGGCGTGCGCGCCAATGTGGTGTGCCCGGGAGCCAAGACCCGGCTGTCCACCGGAGCCGAGTACGAGGAGCAGATCGCCACCCTCCGCCGGCGCGGCATGCTCGACGAGGTCAGCGCACAAGGGGCACTCGACGCCGCACCGCCGGAGTATGTGGCACCGATGTACGCCTATCTGTGCAGCGATCTAGCGGCCGCGGTGACGGGTCAGATCTTCATCGCCGCAGGCGGTTTCGTCGGCCGGTTCGACCGGCCGTCACCGAGCCTGCTGGGCTACCGCGACCACCACGACTCGCCGCCATGGTCGCTCGACGAGATCGCCGCGATGCTCACCTGA
- a CDS encoding glycosyltransferase family 39 protein: MTVTAEPAHLTDAEEPVERARVPWQRWALVLLLAGTAVLYVWDLDRSGWANAFYSAAVQAGSVSWKAFLFGSSDAANSITVDKPPLSLWLPSLAVRAFGLNSWSILVPQALMGVASVALLWDAVRRRFGETAGLTAGLVLALTPVAVSIFRFNNPDALLVLLMLTAVWAMLRALDDGRLRWLLLCGGCVGLGYLTKQLEVALVLPALAIGYLGAGPRSLLIRVGHLVAALGAAVVAAGWWVLLVELWPAGDRPWIGGTQHNSILELTLGYNGIGRLNGDEPGSVRALGVSSPIHLGGRTAAHPWGQPGIGRLFEQAQIGGIGWLLPAALVLAAAMLIWRARAPRRDLARAEVLVWTLWMVTTATVFSFMAGIFHPYYTVALAPSIAAIVGIGTSVCWQNRQRRWAAVTLAVVAGLNALTAYVTLAGYPDYLPWLRWLILAGGVAVVCWLAGGARGTGRPVLRYVMPALAAVVALGGPVAFSVTTVAHGNSGALPIAGPVPHFVTAMTKGVGPAARAEITAAKGPGFLLPAGVPGHTTTHLVGCSLLDSGVPDPQIVGLLNAHAEAYTWVAATVGSTCAAGYQLSTGHPVMPIGGFNGTDPAPAPDQFLRLALSKRIHYFIITNPIHEDKWGHLDTNALIQQWVQRNFTPMRVGRVEIYDLTR, translated from the coding sequence GTGACCGTCACCGCCGAGCCGGCACACCTGACGGACGCCGAGGAGCCCGTCGAGCGTGCCCGGGTGCCCTGGCAGCGGTGGGCGCTGGTGCTGTTGCTGGCGGGTACCGCGGTGCTCTATGTGTGGGACCTGGACCGCTCCGGTTGGGCCAATGCGTTCTATTCGGCTGCAGTGCAGGCCGGTTCGGTGTCGTGGAAGGCCTTTCTGTTCGGGTCGTCGGATGCCGCGAACTCGATCACCGTCGACAAGCCACCGTTGTCGCTGTGGCTGCCTTCGCTGGCCGTACGCGCGTTCGGGCTCAACTCGTGGAGCATCCTGGTTCCGCAGGCGTTGATGGGTGTCGCGTCGGTGGCGCTGCTGTGGGATGCGGTCCGCCGCCGCTTCGGTGAGACAGCCGGGCTGACGGCCGGTCTGGTGCTGGCGCTCACGCCCGTGGCCGTCTCGATCTTCCGCTTCAACAACCCTGACGCGCTGCTCGTCCTGCTGATGCTCACCGCCGTATGGGCGATGCTGCGTGCGCTCGACGACGGCCGGTTGCGCTGGCTGCTGCTGTGCGGCGGGTGCGTGGGTCTGGGGTATCTCACCAAGCAACTCGAAGTCGCGCTGGTGTTGCCGGCGTTGGCAATCGGCTACCTGGGCGCCGGGCCGCGGTCGCTGCTGATCCGGGTCGGACACCTGGTTGCCGCGCTGGGAGCGGCCGTCGTTGCGGCGGGGTGGTGGGTGCTGTTGGTGGAGCTGTGGCCAGCCGGTGACCGGCCGTGGATCGGTGGCACGCAGCACAACTCCATCCTCGAACTGACGTTGGGCTACAACGGTATCGGTCGCCTCAACGGCGACGAGCCCGGCAGCGTCCGGGCGCTCGGCGTGAGCTCGCCGATCCACCTCGGCGGGCGAACCGCGGCCCATCCGTGGGGCCAGCCGGGCATCGGCCGGCTCTTCGAGCAGGCCCAGATCGGCGGTATCGGATGGCTGCTGCCCGCCGCCCTTGTTCTCGCGGCAGCGATGCTGATCTGGCGGGCCCGTGCACCCCGCCGCGACCTTGCCCGCGCCGAGGTCCTGGTGTGGACGCTGTGGATGGTGACCACCGCGACGGTGTTCAGTTTCATGGCCGGAATCTTCCATCCGTACTACACCGTGGCGCTGGCCCCGTCGATCGCAGCGATCGTCGGCATCGGCACGTCGGTGTGCTGGCAGAACCGTCAGAGGCGCTGGGCTGCAGTCACATTGGCAGTCGTCGCCGGACTGAACGCACTCACGGCGTACGTGACACTCGCCGGGTACCCCGATTATCTTCCGTGGCTGCGGTGGCTGATCCTCGCCGGTGGTGTCGCCGTGGTGTGCTGGTTGGCGGGCGGCGCCCGGGGCACCGGCCGGCCGGTGCTGCGATACGTGATGCCGGCACTGGCCGCCGTGGTCGCCCTTGGCGGCCCCGTCGCCTTCAGCGTCACGACGGTCGCGCACGGCAACTCCGGTGCCCTGCCGATCGCCGGGCCGGTGCCGCATTTCGTGACCGCGATGACCAAGGGTGTCGGCCCTGCTGCGCGTGCCGAGATCACCGCCGCCAAGGGACCCGGCTTTCTGCTGCCCGCCGGGGTTCCGGGGCACACCACCACTCATCTGGTGGGCTGCTCGCTGCTGGATTCCGGTGTGCCCGATCCGCAGATCGTCGGACTCCTCAACGCGCACGCCGAGGCCTACACCTGGGTCGCGGCCACCGTCGGATCAACCTGTGCCGCAGGCTATCAGCTGTCCACCGGGCACCCGGTCATGCCGATCGGCGGATTCAACGGCACCGACCCGGCCCCGGCACCGGATCAGTTCCTCCGGTTGGCGCTGTCCAAGCGGATCCACTACTTCATCATCACCAACCCGATCCACGAGGACAAATGGGGTCACCTCGACACCAATGCCCTGATCCAGCAATGGGTTCAGCGCAATTTCACCCCGATGCGGGTGGGGCGCGTGGAGATCTATGACCTGACCCGCTAG
- a CDS encoding glycosyltransferase — protein MTDTLPGELTTAQNRPAGGESVHYVLDIVIPVYNEEHDLPACVHRLHDYLAAQVPYRARILIADNASTDSTLAVAHRLAAELADVAVLHLDAKGRGGALAAAWQSSPADVVAYMDVDLSTDLSALMPLVAPLVSGHSDIAIGSRLAASSRVVRGIKREFISRGYNLLLRGALGARFSDAQCGFKAMRSEVARRLLPLVVDTGWFFDTELLVIAERAGLRIHEVPVDWVDDADSRVDIVGTAVEDLRGCWRVGRALACGALPLRELQHALGREPLVPGVPRGMVGQLLRFGLIGIASTIAYALLYLSLHEELKAQAANLTALLLTALVNTAANRAFTFGIRGRAGAARHHLHGLLVFGFGLAITSGSLYLLHRFDPTVDKVVELSVLVVANLIATVARFLALRQVFGRSR, from the coding sequence ATGACCGACACCCTGCCGGGTGAGTTGACGACTGCTCAAAACCGCCCCGCAGGGGGCGAATCCGTCCACTACGTCCTCGATATCGTCATCCCCGTCTACAACGAGGAACACGATCTGCCGGCATGCGTGCACCGGTTGCACGACTACCTGGCCGCCCAGGTGCCCTACCGGGCGCGAATTCTCATCGCGGACAACGCAAGTACCGACTCCACCCTGGCGGTGGCGCATCGACTGGCCGCCGAGCTTGCCGATGTCGCCGTGCTGCACCTGGACGCCAAAGGACGCGGTGGTGCGCTGGCGGCGGCGTGGCAGTCCTCGCCAGCCGATGTGGTGGCGTACATGGACGTCGACCTGTCAACGGATCTGTCGGCACTGATGCCGTTGGTGGCACCGCTGGTCTCCGGCCACTCCGACATCGCGATCGGCTCGCGGCTGGCGGCTTCGTCACGGGTGGTGCGCGGCATCAAACGCGAATTCATCTCCCGCGGATACAACTTGCTGCTCCGCGGGGCTTTGGGCGCCCGGTTCTCCGACGCCCAGTGCGGGTTCAAAGCCATGCGCTCCGAGGTCGCGCGCCGGCTGCTGCCGCTGGTGGTCGACACCGGCTGGTTCTTCGACACCGAACTGCTGGTGATCGCCGAGCGCGCCGGGCTGCGCATCCACGAGGTGCCCGTCGACTGGGTGGACGATGCGGACTCCCGGGTGGACATCGTGGGCACGGCGGTCGAAGACCTCCGCGGCTGTTGGCGGGTCGGGCGTGCGTTGGCCTGCGGTGCGCTGCCGCTGCGCGAGCTGCAGCATGCGCTGGGCCGCGAACCCCTGGTGCCCGGGGTGCCCCGAGGCATGGTCGGCCAGCTGCTGCGGTTCGGACTGATCGGCATCGCCAGCACCATCGCCTATGCGCTGCTGTATCTTTCGCTGCACGAAGAGCTCAAGGCCCAAGCCGCCAACCTCACGGCGCTGCTGCTGACGGCCCTGGTCAACACCGCCGCCAACCGGGCCTTCACCTTCGGCATCCGGGGCCGGGCCGGTGCCGCCCGCCATCATCTGCACGGGCTGCTGGTGTTCGGATTCGGGCTGGCGATCACCAGTGGCTCGCTATACCTACTGCATCGGTTCGACCCCACCGTGGACAAGGTCGTCGAACTGTCGGTGCTCGTGGTCGCCAACCTCATCGCGACCGTCGCCCGGTTCCTGGCTTTGCGTCAGGTGTTCGGGCGGTCCCGGTGA
- a CDS encoding HIT family protein: MASVFSMIINRELPGRFVYEDDDVVAFLTIEPMTHGHTLVVPRAEVDQWQDLEPAVFNSVMAVSQKIGKAVCSAFGAQRAGLIIAGLEVPHLHVHVFPARDLADFGFAHVDRNPSPESLDEAQARIKAALAELG; this comes from the coding sequence ATGGCGTCGGTCTTCAGCATGATCATCAACCGCGAACTGCCCGGACGTTTCGTCTACGAGGACGACGACGTCGTCGCCTTCCTGACGATCGAACCGATGACCCACGGGCACACCCTGGTGGTGCCGCGCGCCGAGGTCGACCAGTGGCAGGACCTCGAACCGGCCGTATTCAACTCGGTGATGGCGGTGTCGCAGAAGATCGGCAAGGCCGTGTGCTCAGCCTTCGGAGCGCAGCGCGCCGGGCTGATCATCGCCGGCCTGGAAGTGCCGCACCTGCACGTGCACGTGTTCCCCGCCCGTGACCTCGCCGACTTCGGGTTCGCCCACGTCGACCGCAATCCGTCGCCGGAGTCGCTGGACGAGGCGCAGGCCAGGATCAAGGCGGCACTCGCCGAACTGGGTTAG